The Desulfofundulus salinus genome includes the window CAGCGAAGCGGTGATGGAGTGCAACAACAGGAGGCAGGCGGCGGCGCTTTCAAGGCCCAAAGACCCCTTCTCCCGGGCGGTGGCCGCCTTCATGGAGGTGATGGATTGAAATGGATGTAGAGCTGATCAGGAAACTGGCCGGCAACTTGAACAAAGTCGTGCCGGCCGAAATTACCGCCGCCGATACTGCACAGACTCAAGATGCAGCCATCTCCCAGGAGAATCTCTCCCGGCTCCGTGGTTACGTGCAGCTGGCCCTGCGGCAGCAGTTGAAGCCGGAGGAGCTGGGGAAATCCCGGGACCCGCTGGTGCGCTCGCGGTTGAGGAGCATAGTGATGCGCGCCCTTGTGGAGCTGGACATCCCCATAGGCAGCGGCGCGGCGGCGGCCCTGGTTGAGGAGCTTGCGGACGATCTCCTCGGCTTCGGCCCCATCGAGCAGTTCTTCTACGACCCTGAAGTAACCGAAATCAAGGTGAACCGGTACGACCTCATCCGGGTTGAAAAGCACGGCGTCGAGCGTGTGGCGGAGGGTGTGCGCTTCCGGGACGAAGAGCACTGCCGCGACATACTGGAACGTATGCTGGCCCCCACGGGGCGGCGTATCGACATCAGCAGCCCCCGGGTGAACGCCAGGCTCTTCGACGGCTCCCGGTTGATAGCCCATATCTCCCCGGTGGCCGTCGAGGGCACCACCATCACCATCCGGCGGTTCCGCCAGGACATGACGGTGGAAAACCTGCTCAAGCGGGGGGTGCTCACCCGGGAGGTGCTGGAATTCCTCAAGGCGGCCGTCAAGGCCCGGATGAACATCGTGATATGCGGGGGTACGAGCTCCGGGAAGACGACCCTCCTGAACTGCATCGCCTCCTTCATTCCCGACGAGGAGAGCATCGTCACCATCGAAGATCCTGCGGAGCTCCAGCTGCAGCACAGAAACGTCAGGCGCCTTGAGGCAAAACCGCCCAACCAGGAAGGGAAGGGGGCGGTCACCCAGCGGGACTTGATGGTCGACGCCCTGCGCATGGCCCCCAAGCGGATCATCATCGGGGAGTGCCGCGCAGGGGAAGCATTCGACATGCTGCAGGCCATGAACACCGGCCACCTGGGGAGCATGACGACCATCCACGCCAACTCGGCCCGTCACGGCACCCGGCGTCTTGTCAACATGGTCCAGATGGCCGGACTTGACCTGCCCTACGAGGCCATCATCGAGCAGATAGCCGACGCGGTGGACATCTTCATCCATGTCCTCAAAGACAGATCGGGCCGGCGGCGGCTGGACCACATCGTGGAGGTGACCGGCGTCGAGCGCACGCCCGAGGGAGTGCTCAACGTGGGGC containing:
- a CDS encoding CpaF family protein; the protein is MDVELIRKLAGNLNKVVPAEITAADTAQTQDAAISQENLSRLRGYVQLALRQQLKPEELGKSRDPLVRSRLRSIVMRALVELDIPIGSGAAAALVEELADDLLGFGPIEQFFYDPEVTEIKVNRYDLIRVEKHGVERVAEGVRFRDEEHCRDILERMLAPTGRRIDISSPRVNARLFDGSRLIAHISPVAVEGTTITIRRFRQDMTVENLLKRGVLTREVLEFLKAAVKARMNIVICGGTSSGKTTLLNCIASFIPDEESIVTIEDPAELQLQHRNVRRLEAKPPNQEGKGAVTQRDLMVDALRMAPKRIIIGECRAGEAFDMLQAMNTGHLGSMTTIHANSARHGTRRLVNMVQMAGLDLPYEAIIEQIADAVDIFIHVLKDRSGRRRLDHIVEVTGVERTPEGVLNVGLNPLWQYDRSSGKLVWVAEKFTRERIFREEGGWTC